In Pseudomonas saudiphocaensis, one DNA window encodes the following:
- a CDS encoding LemA family protein — protein sequence MQRQHSRFTWQLATVVLMSWLLAGCGINNIPQYDEQVKSAWSQVENQYQRRADLIPNLVETVKGFARQEQETLTAVVEARAKATSIQVDANTLDNPEQLQQFQQAQNQLSGALSRLMVVVERYPELKSNQNFLALQSQLEGTENRIAVARRDFIAAVERYNTEIRTFPGRIWHTLMYSDMPLRENFEATTENADQAPQVQFQ from the coding sequence ATGCAAAGGCAGCATTCCCGTTTCACCTGGCAGCTGGCGACTGTTGTTCTTATGTCCTGGTTGTTGGCCGGTTGCGGCATCAACAACATTCCCCAGTACGATGAACAGGTTAAATCCGCCTGGTCGCAAGTGGAAAACCAGTATCAACGACGCGCCGATCTGATTCCGAATCTGGTCGAGACGGTCAAGGGCTTCGCCCGCCAGGAGCAGGAAACCCTGACCGCGGTGGTTGAGGCCCGGGCGAAGGCTACGTCCATTCAGGTCGATGCCAATACCCTGGACAACCCGGAGCAGTTGCAGCAGTTCCAGCAGGCGCAGAATCAGCTGAGTGGCGCGCTAAGCCGGCTGATGGTGGTGGTGGAGCGCTACCCGGAACTCAAGTCCAATCAGAACTTCCTGGCTCTGCAGTCGCAGCTTGAAGGCACCGAGAACCGCATTGCAGTGGCTCGGCGTGATTTCATCGCCGCGGTAGAGCGCTACAACACCGAGATTCGTACCTTCCCCGGCCGCATCTGGCACACCCTGATGTACAGCGACATGCCGCTTCGCGAGAACTTCGAGGCGACCACCGAGAACGCCGATCAGGCGCCGCAAGTGCAGTTTCAATGA
- a CDS encoding CaiB/BaiF CoA transferase family protein, with the protein MSGALSHIRVLDLSRVLAGPWCGQILGDLGAEVIKIERPGSGDDTRHWGPPFLKDSQGENTAEAAYYLSANRNKQSLTVDFTQPEGQRLIRQLVAQSDVLLENFKVGGLAAYGLDYASLKAINPRLIYCSITGFGQDGPYAQRAGYDFMIQGLGGLMSLTGRSDAEQGAGPVKVGVALTDILTGLYATVGVLAALAHRERTGEGQHIDTALLDVQVACLGNQALNYLTTGVAPKRMGNAHPNIVPYQDFPTADGDFILTVGNDAQFRKFCTVAGRPEWADDPRFASNKARVAHRAELIPLIRQVTVFRTTAEWVSELERAGVPCGPINDVAQVFADPQVRHRGLRLDMPHSQAGSVPQVASPLRLSASPVSYRHAPPLLGEHSEALLQHLLGLDARQIAALRQAGVI; encoded by the coding sequence ATGTCCGGCGCCCTGTCTCATATTCGTGTTCTCGATCTTTCTCGTGTCCTCGCCGGGCCCTGGTGCGGGCAGATCCTCGGTGATCTGGGCGCCGAGGTCATCAAGATCGAGCGCCCCGGCAGTGGCGACGATACCCGTCATTGGGGTCCGCCATTTCTCAAGGACAGCCAGGGCGAAAATACCGCCGAAGCGGCCTATTACCTGAGTGCCAATCGCAATAAGCAGTCGCTGACGGTGGATTTCACCCAGCCCGAGGGCCAGCGCCTCATTCGCCAGCTGGTGGCGCAGAGCGATGTGCTGCTGGAAAATTTCAAGGTTGGTGGGCTGGCGGCTTATGGGCTGGATTACGCGAGCCTGAAGGCGATCAACCCACGGCTGATCTACTGCTCCATCACCGGCTTCGGCCAGGATGGACCCTACGCCCAGCGTGCCGGCTACGACTTCATGATCCAGGGCCTCGGCGGGCTGATGAGCCTGACCGGGCGCAGCGATGCCGAGCAGGGCGCTGGACCGGTGAAGGTCGGAGTGGCACTGACCGATATCCTCACCGGGCTTTACGCCACGGTCGGCGTATTGGCGGCGCTGGCCCACCGTGAACGCACGGGCGAGGGCCAGCATATCGATACGGCGCTGCTGGACGTGCAGGTCGCCTGCCTCGGCAACCAGGCGCTGAACTACCTCACCACCGGCGTTGCGCCAAAGCGCATGGGCAACGCGCATCCGAATATCGTCCCCTATCAGGACTTTCCCACGGCCGATGGCGATTTCATCCTCACGGTCGGCAATGACGCGCAGTTTCGAAAGTTCTGCACGGTGGCGGGGCGACCCGAATGGGCCGACGACCCGCGCTTCGCCAGCAACAAGGCGCGCGTCGCCCACAGGGCCGAGCTGATTCCGCTGATTCGCCAAGTCACGGTATTTCGCACCACCGCCGAATGGGTATCCGAACTGGAGCGGGCCGGGGTGCCCTGTGGGCCGATCAACGATGTGGCGCAGGTATTTGCCGACCCTCAGGTCCGGCACCGTGGCCTCAGGCTCGATATGCCGCATTCCCAGGCCGGCAGCGTGCCTCAGGTGGCCAGCCCGCTGCGCCTCTCGGCCTCGCCGGTCAGCTATCGCCACGCGCCGCCGCTGCTGGGGGAGCACAGCGAGGCATTGCTGCAGCATCTGCTGGGGCTGGACGCCCGGCAGATCGCCGCCCTGCGCCAGGCTGGGGTGATCTGA
- a CDS encoding acyl-CoA dehydrogenase — MSGKASFNWIDPLLLDQQLTEEERMVRDSAAQFAADKLAPRVLEAFRHERTDPAIFREMGETGLLGATLPEAYGGSGLNYVCYGLIAREVERIDSGYRSMMSVQSSLVMVPIFEFGNEATRQKYLPKLASGEYIGCFGLTEPDHGSDPGSMATRAKKVDGGYRLTGSKMWITNSPIADVFVVWAKDDEGAIRGFVLEKGWQGLSAPAIHGKVGLRASITGEIVMDNVFCPEENAFPDVRGLKGPFTCLNSARYGISWGALGAAEFCWHTARQYTLDRQQFGRPLAANQLIQKKLADMQTEITLALQGCLRLGRMKDEGTAAVEITSIMKRNSCGKALDIARTARDMLGGNGISDEFGIARHLVNLEVVNTYEGTHDVHALILGRAQTGIQAFF; from the coding sequence ATGTCCGGCAAGGCAAGTTTCAACTGGATCGACCCGCTGCTGCTCGACCAGCAGCTCACCGAAGAAGAGCGCATGGTGCGTGACAGCGCCGCCCAGTTCGCTGCCGACAAGCTGGCACCGCGGGTGCTGGAAGCCTTCCGCCATGAGCGCACCGATCCGGCGATCTTCCGCGAAATGGGCGAAACCGGGTTGCTTGGTGCAACCCTGCCGGAAGCCTACGGTGGTAGCGGCCTGAACTACGTCTGCTACGGCCTGATCGCCCGCGAGGTGGAGCGCATCGACTCCGGCTATCGCTCGATGATGAGCGTGCAGTCCTCGCTGGTAATGGTGCCGATCTTCGAGTTTGGCAACGAGGCGACCCGGCAGAAATACCTGCCCAAACTCGCCAGTGGCGAATACATCGGCTGCTTCGGCCTGACCGAGCCGGATCACGGCTCCGATCCGGGCTCGATGGCGACCCGGGCGAAAAAGGTCGACGGCGGCTATCGCCTGACCGGCAGCAAAATGTGGATCACCAACAGCCCTATCGCCGATGTCTTCGTGGTCTGGGCCAAGGATGACGAGGGCGCCATCCGCGGCTTCGTGCTGGAGAAGGGTTGGCAAGGCCTGAGTGCGCCGGCGATCCACGGCAAGGTCGGCTTGCGCGCCTCCATCACCGGCGAGATTGTCATGGACAACGTGTTCTGCCCCGAGGAAAACGCCTTCCCGGATGTGCGCGGCCTGAAAGGCCCCTTCACCTGCCTGAACAGCGCCCGCTACGGCATCAGCTGGGGCGCCCTGGGCGCAGCTGAATTCTGTTGGCACACCGCTCGCCAATACACGCTGGACCGTCAGCAGTTCGGCCGCCCGCTGGCTGCCAATCAGCTGATCCAGAAGAAACTGGCCGACATGCAGACCGAAATCACCCTGGCGCTGCAGGGCTGCCTGCGCCTGGGGCGCATGAAGGACGAGGGCACGGCGGCGGTGGAAATCACCTCCATCATGAAGCGCAACAGCTGCGGCAAGGCGCTGGATATCGCCCGCACGGCCCGTGACATGCTGGGCGGCAACGGCATCAGCGACGAGTTTGGTATCGCCCGGCATCTGGTCAACCTGGAAGTGGTGAACACCTACGAGGGCACCCACGATGTGCACGCGCTGATTCTCGGTCGTGCGCAGACGGGCATTCAGGCGTTCTTCTGA
- a CDS encoding TPM domain-containing protein translates to MTLLTQSEQQQVADAIDRIERDTDAELVTVLAEQADDYHYIPLLWAGLIALVVPGAALFFTAAMSAWQLLLVQWATFIVLALLFRFPSLTTRLIPRPVRHWRACNLARRQFIELNLHHTEGGTGILIFVSEAERYVEILVDRGISSRIDNSAWEAIVANFTEQVHDGQVLEGFLGCIEACGSLLKQHVPATHARNQLPNRLVMI, encoded by the coding sequence ATGACTCTACTGACCCAAAGCGAGCAGCAGCAGGTGGCCGATGCCATCGACCGCATCGAGCGCGACACCGATGCGGAGCTGGTCACTGTGCTGGCCGAACAGGCCGATGACTATCACTATATTCCGCTGCTATGGGCCGGCCTGATCGCACTGGTGGTACCGGGCGCCGCGCTGTTCTTCACGGCTGCGATGAGCGCCTGGCAATTGCTGCTGGTGCAGTGGGCAACCTTTATCGTGCTGGCGTTGCTGTTTCGCTTCCCCAGTCTGACGACGCGCCTGATTCCGCGCCCGGTGCGCCATTGGCGCGCCTGCAATCTGGCCAGGCGGCAGTTTATCGAGCTGAATCTGCATCACACCGAGGGCGGCACCGGCATCCTGATTTTCGTTTCCGAGGCCGAGCGTTACGTCGAAATACTGGTGGACCGGGGAATTTCCAGCCGCATCGACAACAGCGCCTGGGAAGCCATCGTTGCCAACTTCACCGAGCAGGTGCACGACGGCCAGGTACTGGAAGGCTTCCTTGGCTGCATTGAGGCCTGCGGGTCGCTGCTCAAGCAGCATGTTCCGGCTACCCATGCGCGCAACCAGCTACCGAACCGGCTGGTGATGATCTGA
- a CDS encoding TPM domain-containing protein codes for MIARRLLFPLLLVCASSVFAQEAELPALTGQVVDNAELLDTQAEARLTSMLAAHEQASSEQVVVVTVPDLQGRSIEDFGLQLGREWGIGQQGVDNGALLIVARDDRRVRIEVGYGLEGRLTDAQSAMIINGIIVPAFQQGDFARGIIEGAEAMVQVLGGDPLKSAAMRPVMPMGTEQPGGFGVLAFFLMLVAIFVIGGGRSGRGGGRRALLLGALLGGMSRGGGFGGGGFGGGGFGGGGGGFGGGGASGGW; via the coding sequence ATGATTGCCAGGCGCCTGCTGTTTCCGCTGCTGCTGGTCTGCGCCAGCTCCGTCTTCGCTCAGGAAGCGGAACTGCCGGCGCTGACCGGGCAAGTGGTGGATAACGCCGAGTTGCTCGACACGCAGGCTGAGGCGCGGCTGACCAGCATGCTCGCGGCACATGAGCAGGCCAGCAGCGAGCAGGTGGTGGTGGTTACCGTGCCCGATCTGCAAGGCCGCAGCATTGAGGACTTCGGTCTGCAGCTGGGCCGTGAATGGGGCATTGGCCAGCAGGGCGTGGACAACGGGGCGTTGTTGATCGTCGCCCGGGATGACCGCAGGGTGCGTATCGAGGTCGGCTACGGGCTCGAGGGGCGGCTGACCGATGCGCAGTCGGCGATGATCATCAACGGCATCATCGTACCGGCGTTCCAGCAGGGCGACTTCGCCCGCGGCATCATCGAAGGCGCCGAAGCGATGGTTCAGGTGCTCGGTGGCGATCCGCTGAAAAGCGCGGCTATGCGCCCGGTGATGCCGATGGGCACCGAGCAGCCAGGTGGCTTCGGGGTGTTGGCATTCTTTCTGATGCTGGTGGCAATCTTCGTTATCGGCGGCGGTCGCAGTGGGCGTGGCGGCGGACGCCGTGCGCTGCTGCTTGGCGCACTGCTGGGCGGCATGAGCCGCGGCGGCGGCTTCGGTGGAGGTGGATTCGGAGGAGGCGGCTTTGGCGGTGGAGGCGGCGGTTTTGGTGGCGGTGGTGCCTCGGGTGGCTGGTGA